The nucleotide sequence CATCTCTTTCAATGTTTCTATATCGTTTGGTACCTCGTATCCTCTTTCCCTCGCATATTGAGCTGCTCTTAATGTCGCCGTTGGATCGTATGGTTTGAATGGTTTCCCATTAACTTCTATGTCTAAGGTGAAATTCTTCAACCAATCTTCTAATGGTTCATAATAAATCTCTTGGTAATAAGGTATTGGAGGAACATGAAGTACACCCATAGGTGCAGCACCATCAAACGCTATCCCTATATAATCTACTATATCTATTGCAAGAGTTAATGCCCATCTTACATCTTTTATGTTGTATGGATATACATCGGTATTGAATACAAAACCTGTCATACAAGGATCCGTGTTAACTACCCATGGGTATTCTATTCTGTATCCTCTTGAGTATGGATTTCTTTGAACAAGTGCCCTGAATGCTTCCATTGTTAAATCTGCCATGTCTAAATTATGGTTGGCTTGTGCAATTACTTGGTTTGTAGCTTCTCCATAGTAATAGAAAAGTACGTATTTTGGTTTTGGTTCACCAAACAACATCCCAGTTGGCGTCCTATCCCAGTCTTCCCTCTTTTCCCAAAGTGTCCAATAACCAGCGGCATCATAATCTTTTAAAATATATGGACCACTGCTTACAGGAGGGTTGAAATCAAAGGATAAGGGATCTTCTACTTTTTCAAAAATATGTTTTGGGAAAGGCCTCCATGCTCCCCATCTGTCTACAAAATTGGTGTGGAACCGGGCGTTAGGTTCTTTCAGTTCAAATACTACTGTGTAATCATCTGTTTTGTATACTTTATCAATATACATATCGAACTGCTCATGATAAGACATTCCTTGATGCTCCATGGTAGTTTCAATACCATATACAATATCATCCGCAGTAATTTCAACACCATCACTCCAATAACACCCTTTCCTTAACTTAACCGTCATCTGTGTGAAGTCTTCGTTGTAGATTGCACCTTCTGCTGCAAGAGAATTAATAACTTCTCCCCTGGCAGGTTCCATCGTCCATAATGGTTCCAGCATCAATTGTTGAACCCCTCTATCAGGATTTCTCCAGCTAGTGGTAAATACGTTAAAAATACTCGGGGAACCTACTCTTCCAGTTAAAACGTTAGCAATGAGTGTTTCTTCTCTTGGAATCCCAGCTACTTGTGAAAATCCTGCAACAACAAGTAACACAGAAACAAAAATCACCAATAAACTCTTTTTCATTCTTTCACACCTCCTAATGAGTTTTTTACCTTTACTTTGGCATTTCTTCCCAAAGTAGTAAAAATAAAAGTTTATTAATACCCCCTTTATCCCCTTTTTCGCTCTTTGAGCTTCAAACAAAAAATCATAGAATTCTCTATTAGAAATATTTAAGTGAAAAAGCACAAGCAATCATTGGTAAGTTTACCAAATAAATTAATATTCGAATCAACAATAACCCATTTTCGTTCTTCATAATTTATTTTTTAAAAATCAAAACATTCATTGTCTTTGAATTAAAAACCAAAGGAATTTTATTAAATCCTACAATTAAACAGCTTTTTAATCTAACCTATATTTTTTATTGCAGTGTACCAAAGTGGATTTTTAAAGTTTTAAAGAAAACAAATGTCTAAATAAGTTCAAATTTTGTTCAAAACGATTATACGTGAGTTAACTTTTTTTGTCAACCATTAATTTATCCAATCAACTAATATTAGAAGCAATTACGAGCAATTATTTGCGATTAGGAAGCTTTTTCTTAGTTTTTCTTGAATTTTGAAAAAAATCGTTTTGTAAGATTTCGGTCGAAATGAGCTTTGATTTGTTTTAGTTCTGCAATTACAAATTCATATGGAACCTTTTCACCATTCACAGTACACAGGAAAAGTTTCGTGATCATAATAAGCCCCCCGAAGGGGGCTCAATGTATTTATCTGTAGCCCTTATTTCCTACCTGTTGGTTCAAGAAAGGGGAGTACGTATTTCAAATTTGGCCAGTGATGATAGGGAATCATATACGGATTTTCAGCGCCAGGATAATTCGTCCAGTAATACTCATCCCATCCTACTACTCCAGGATATCCAAAAGTTGGAATTGAAGGCATTTCTTCTACAAGTATTTTTAATCCTTCCATACCCAATTCCATGTTTTCCTCACTACCCCAGTCCACCTTTTCCATTCCTTCTATAACCTCATCCATTCTAGGATCTGTCCATCTGCCTGGTGCAGGGCCTAAATTAGTAATAGCATTTTCTCCTATAGGTTGGTAGTAGTTTGAGTGCATACTCGAAAAAACACGGTACAAATCAGGATGTCCACCCCATGGTTCCATTGCAGGCCATTGGGAACTAACCTCAAAGTTACCTAACGCAGTTACACTCGCATCTTGTTCGCTGGGAGTAACTGAAACATCTATACCAAAGTTTCTCCACTCTTGTGCCGCAGCAAGTGCATTTCTATGCGATGGATGTGAAGGATTTGCATTGGCAATAATATTAATTTTCCAAGGTGTACCATCTGGTAACAACCATTTGCCATTTCTATCTCTTGTAAATCCATTCCTTTCTAATAGTTGTTCCGCTACATCAGGTGCATATTTCCACCATCCTGGACCAAACATTTCTTTCAACGTTTCTATATCGTTTGGTACCTCATATCCTCTTTCCCTTGCATATTGAGCTGCTCTTAATGTCGCCGCTGGATCATACGGTTTGAATGGTTCTCCATTAACTTCTATGTCTAAGGTGAAATCTTTTAACCATTCTTCCATCGGTTCATAATAAATCTCTTGGTAATAAGGCATTGGTGGGATGTGAAGTGCACCCATAGGCGCAGCACCATCAAACGCTATCCCTATGTAATCCACTATATCTATTGCAAGAGTTAATGCCCACCTTACATCTTTAAGGTTGTATGGATATACTTCGGTATTGAATATAACACCTGTCATACAAGGATCTGTGTTGACCACCCATGGGTATTCTATTCTGTATCCCCTTGAGTATGGATTCCTTTGAATGAGGGCTCTGAATGCTTCCATTGATAAATCCGTCATGTCTAAGTTATGGTTAGCTTGTGCAATTACTTGGTTTGTAGCTTCTCCATAGAAATAGAAGAGTACGTATTTTGGTTTTGGTTCACCAAACAACATTCCAGTTGGCGTCCTTTCCCAGTCTTCCCTTTTTTCCCAAAGTGTCCAATAACCAGCACGATCATAATCTTTTAGAACATATGGACCACTACTTATCGGAGGGTTGTAATTAAAGGATAAGGGATCTTCTACTTTTTCAAAAATATGTTTTGGGAAAGGTCTCCATCCTCCCCATCTGTCTACAAAATTAGCGTGAAATCGTGCGTTAGGTTCTTTCAATTCAAATACTACGGTGTAATCATCTGTTTTGTATACGTCATCAATGTACATATTGAACTGATCATGGTAAGCCATCCCAGGGTGTTTCAAAGTTAGTTCAATATCATATACAATATCATCGGCAGTAATTTCAACACCATCACTCCAATAGCATCCTTTCCTCAACTTAACGGTCATCTGTGTGAAGTCTTCGTTGTAAATCGGGCCTTCCGCTGCAAGAGAATTAATAACTTCTCCTCTGGTGGGTTCCATCGTCCATAATGGTTCCAGCATCAATTGATGAATCCCTTGGTCAGGGGTTCTCCAGCTACTGGTAAATATATTGAAATTACCAGGGGAACCTACTCTTCCAGTTAAAATGTTAGCAATGAGTGTTTCTTCTCTTGGAATACCCGCTACTTGTGAAAATCCCGAAACAACAAGTAACACAGAAACAAAAATCACCAATAAACTCTTTTTCATACTTTCACACCTCCTAACGAATTTTCTTCCTCTACTTTGGTTTTTCTTCCCAAAGTAGTAAAAAAGTCTATTATTTAATACCCAATTTAGCCCTTTCAATCCTCTTATACTTTATACTTCATATTTCAAACAAAAAATCATAGAGTCCTCTATTAAGAAATTTAAGTGAAAGAGCACAAGCAATCACTGGTAAGTTTATCCAATCAATTAATATTCGAATTAACAATAACCCATTTTTGTTCTTTATAATTTATTTTTTAAAAATCAAAACATTCATTGTCTTTGAATTAGAAACCAAAGGAAGTTTATTAAATCTTACAATCAAACAGCTTTTTCATCTAACCAATATCTTTTGGTATATGGCACCAAATTAGATTTTTAAAGTTTTAGAAGAAGGAAATGTCTAAATAAATTCAAATTTTGTTCAGAATAATTATATGTGAGTTAACTTTTTTTGTCAACCATTAATTTATCCAATCAACTAATATTAGAAGCAATTACGAGCAATTATTTGCGATTAGGAAGCTTTTTCTTAGTTTTTCTTGAATTTTGTAAAAAATTGTTTTGTAAGATTTCTTTAGATTTTCTTGTTTAATCGACTTAGATTGTTTTTAATCACCATTAATCGGCTCTATTTAGAAGTGAGAAATTTTTTTCATGATGTTATAATTTTGTTAGAAGATGTAAAATTTTTGTTCGATCGAAAGTGAGGTCTTATACTTGAAAGAGGTCTATATAGACGGCGAACATCTGAGTTTGGAAGATGTGATTAATGTAGCTAGACATTATTACGAGGTGGTAATAGATAACTCTGCTTTTGAGAATATTAAGAATTCTAGAAAAGTTGTAGAAAAGTTTGCAGAAGAGGAAAAAATTATATATGGTGTGACTACTGGCTTTGGAGAACTCTGCAATGTTTTCATTTCGAACGATAAAACAGAGAAATTACAAAAGAATCTGATCAGAAGTCATGCATGTGGAATCGGGGATCCTTTGGATATAGAAACTGTTAGGGCGATTATGTTGCTTCGCGCGAATTCTTTGGTCAAAGGTTTTTCTGGAATAAGGTTATCCACCATTCAAACTTTGATCAATATGATCAACAAGAAGGTTCACCCGGTAATACCAGAAAAAGGGTCTTTAGGAGCAAGCGGTGATCTAGCTCCATTAGCCCATATGGTTTTACCGATGATGGGAGAAGGAGAGGCTTATTACGAGGGCAAGCGGTTAAGCGGAAAAGAAGCTATGAAGTTGGCGGGAATAGATACGATAAATCTTGTTGCAAAGGAAGGCCTCGCTTTGATAAATGGAACACAAGTTATGACTGCTATAGGTGCATTATCGATATACGATAGCATAGAACTTTTAAAAACGGCAGATATAATTTCATCGTTGAGTTTTGAGGCATTGAACGGTGTCATCGAGGCTTTTGATGAGAGGGTACACAATCTAAGACCTCATAAAGGGCAGATTGAGTCCGCTAATAATTTAAGGAAAATACTTGAAGGTAGTAAAATGGTGTCTCATCAAGGCGTATTACGGGTTCAAGATGCCTATTCCTTGAGATGTATCCCGCAGGTTCACGGTGCTTCACGTGATGCGGTAAATTATGTGCAAGATGTCATTGTGAAAGAGATGAATGCAGCAACCGATAATCCTTTGATATTTTCAAAAGAAGAAGAAGCAATATCCGCGGGGAATTTTCACGGCCAACCAATTGCATTGGGCATGGACTTTTTGGCGATTGCTTTGTCTGAAATTGCAAATATATCAGAAAGACGAATAGAAAGGCTTGTTAATCCTAAATTGAGCAGGTTACCTCCTTTTTTGATAGAAGAAAGTGGCTTGAATTCTGGATTTATGCTTGTTCAATATTCAGCCGCGTCGTTGGTTTCAGAAAATAAAGTCTTAGCCCATCCTGCAAGTGTTGATTCAATTCCTTCTTCTGCAAACCAAGAAGATCACGTTTCTATGGGTACAATTGCAGCGAGAAAAGCGAAGAATATACTAAACAACGTCCAAAAAGTATTAGCTATGGAAATGCTCTGTGCTTGCCAAGCCATAGACCTACGAGGAAACAAAGGTTTAGGAAAAGGTTCAAAGATAGTTTATGATATAGTTAGAGATAAAATACCGAAGATAAACGAAGACAGAGCGATGTACGAAATGATAGATAAGAGTGAAGAAATCTTAAAATCTTGCATAATCGTTAAAGAAGTGGAAAAAGAAATTGGTAAATTACTTTAAAGAAAGGAGAAAATATCATGGTGAACAATATTGATATTTCTAGCGCAATGTCCATTAAGTTGGATGATGAACTTCCTCCTATGCCTAAATTCTTAGAAGGTATAAGAAGGGCTCCTAAAAGACCTTTGAACTTATCAAAAAGAGAAGTAGAACTAGCCCTTGCAAACGCTTTAAGGTACGTGCCGGAAAGTTTGCATGAAGAATTGGCACCAGAATTTTTACAAGAGTTGCTTACTCGAGGTAGAATTTATGGATACAGGTATAGACCTGAGGGCAACATTAAGGCAAAACCTATAGATATGTACAAGGGTAAGTGTATTGAAGGAAAGGCATTTCAGGTCATGATCGATAATAACTTGGATTTCGATGTCGCTTTGTACCCTTATGAACTGGTAACCTATGGTGAAACCGGTCAAGTTTGTCAAAATTGGATGCAGTACAGGTTGATTAAAAAATACTTAAAAGAACTAACAAGAGAACAAACCTTAGTTGTGGCTTCAGGACATCCCCTAGGTTTGTTCAGATCAACTCCAAATAGTCCACGGGTGATAATAACAAATGCCTTGATGGTTGGGATGTTTGATGATCAAGAACATTGGATCAAGGCACAAGCTATGGGTGTTGCCAACTACGGGCAAATGACTGCTGGAGGGTGGATGTACATAGGACCTCAAGGTATCGTTCATGGTACTTACAATACCTTGTTGAACGCGGGAAGGTTGAAATTAGGAATACCCCAAGATAGTGATCTAAGAGGACGCTTGTTTGTTAGTTCGGGTTTAGGTGGAATGAGCGGTGCTCAGGCAAAAGCGATAGAAATCGCAAGAGGGGTTGGGATAATTGCAGAAGTAGATTATTCCAGAATTCAAACAAGGCTCAACCAAGGTTGGCTAAAAACTTACAGCAAAGATTTGAACGAAGTTTTTGAAATAGCCTTCGATCATCTAAATAGAAAAAAAACCATTTCCATCGGTTATTATGGTAATATTGTAGATCTATTGGAATACATTGCAAAGAAAGGTATAAAAGTAGATTTGTTATCAGATCAGACATCTTGTCACGCCGCCTACGAGGGAGGGTACTGCCCTCAAGGCTTGACTCATGAAGAGAAGAATCACCTCTTAGAAACAAATAAAGAGAAATTTGTTGAATTAGTCAACAATTCATTGAGAAGACATTTTGAGCTTATAAAAACAATGGTTGAAAGGGGAACCTACTTTTTTGACTATGGGAATAGTTTCATGAAGGCGGTTTTTGATGCAGGCGTGAAAGAAATAGCAAAAAATGGCTTGGATGAAAGCGAAGGATTCATCTTTCCCTCGTATGTGGAAGACATAATGGGACCATTAATATTCGACTATGGTTATGGACCTTTCAGGTGGGTATGTTTAAGTGGAAAACGGGAAGATCTATTGAAAACGGATAAAGCAGCGATGGAATGTATAGATCCCAATAGAAGGGGCCAAGATAGAGACAATTACATATGGATTAGAGATGCTGATAAAAACAATCTCGTTGTAGGTACTCAAGCTCGGATCCTTTACCAGGATGCTATGGGAAGAATGAAGATAGCTCTTAAATTCAATGAAAAGGTTAGAAAAGGGGAAGTTGGCCCCATAATGCTCGGAAGGGATCATCACGATGCAGGTGGAGCTGACTCTCCTTTTAGAGAAACGGCGAATATAAAAGATGGGAGTAATATAATGGCAGATATGGCAACCCATGACTTTGCTGGAAACATAGCAAGGGGAATGAGTTTGGTAACACTGCACAACGGAGGCGGAGTTGGTATCGGTAAAGCCATTAACGGTGGTTTTGGATTGGTTCTTGACGGAAGTGAAAGGGTGGATGAAATAATAAAGAACGCAATTCCATGGGATGTTATGGTTGGGGTTGCCAGACGATCATGGGCTAGAAATGAAGCTTCTATAGAAACATCAATAGAGTATAACAAAGAAAACAAAAACACGGACCACATAACTTTGCCATACATTGCTGATAAAAATATGATAAAAGATTTGGTTGACAAATACTATGAGGGTTAGGAGGTAGATGTTTTGAACAAAATCGTTGAATGTGTTCCTAATTTCAGTGAAGGAAGAGATAAAGAAAAGTTAGAACGGATTGTAGATGAAGTAAGAAAACAAGAAGGAGTAAAATTATTAGATTACTCTATGGATAAAGATCATAACAGAAGCGTAGTTACTTTTGTGGGAGAACCTGATATGGTAATAGAAGCAGCTTTTAACGCCTGTAAAAAAGCGGCTGAGTTGATAGATTTGAGAACTCATAAAGGTGAACATCCAAGAATGGGAGCTACAGACGTTATCCCACTCATTCCAATAAAAAACATAACTATGCAAGAGTGTGTAGAATACTCTAAAAAATTGGCAAAAAGAATAGGAGAAGAGTTGAATATCCCCGTAATATTGTATGAAAAATCAGCTAGCCGACCCGAAAGAGAAGATTTAGCCGTTATAAGAAAAGGTGAGTTCGAAGGGATGTTTGAGAAATTAAAACAAGAAGAGTTCAAGCCAGATTTTGGCCCAGATCAACCGCATGAAAGTGCAGGAGTTACCGCTGTGGGGGCAAGAATGCCTTTGATAGCTTTCAACGTGAACCTGAATACCAACAATTTAGACATTGCAAAAAAGATAGCCAAAGCGGTTAGAGGAAAAAGTGGAGGATTTAAATACTGTAAAGCGTTGGGTTTTGAATTGAAAGAAAGGAATATAGTCCAAGTTTCCATGAATATGGTTGATTACACAAAAACACCTTTGTATAGAGTATTTCAAGTGATAGAAAACGAAGCGAACAGGTATGGAGTGAGCGTTGTTGGAAGTGAAATAGTTGGGTTAGTACCGTTAAATGCCCTTGTTGATACCGCTGATTACTTTTTAAAATTAGAAGATTTCAGCTATGACAGAGTTTTAGAAAATAAAATTTATGGTGATTGATATGGATGAAAAAGCTACTTTAGTGATAAAAAACATTTCAAATTTAATAACCATGAGAGGGCCTAATAGACCAAGAAAGAAAGAGGAAATGTCAGAAATTGGCTTAATTAAAAATGGAATCATTGCTGCTTCTAAAGATAAGATAATCTATGTTGGAAATGGAGAGTTGCCAAAAGACATAGAAATAGCTCAAGATGCAAAAATTATAAACGCCCAAGGGAAAACTGTAACACCCGGTTTAATAGACTCTCACACTCATTTGGTTCATGGAGGCTCAAGGGAATACGAATTATTTAAGAAGTTAGAAGGTAAAAGTTACTTAGATATTTTAAATTCTGGGGGAGGAATATACGACACCGTCGAATCAACTAAAAAGGCCTCTTTTGAAGAATTACTTAAAAAGGCAGAAAAGAGTTTAAATAGAATGTTGTCTTATGGAGTAACAACCGTTGAAGCAAAAAACGGTTACGGGCTTGATGATTTTAACACCGAGTTGAAACAGCTTGAGGTTATAAAAGAACTCAATAGAATTCATCCCGTAGATTTGGTCCCAACTTTTCTGGGAGCCCATGCTGTACCTAAAAAGTACGAAGACGACGTCGATAAATTCGTAGATATACTCATAACAGAAATGATTCCATATGTTTCGGAAAAAAATCTAGCTAAATTTTGTGATGTATTCTGTGAAAAAGGAGTTTTCTCAGTTGATCAATCCAGAAAAATACTATCTGCTGCAAAAGAACGCGGTCTATTTCTCAAAATTCATGCAGACGAAATAGAACCTTTAGGAGGTGCCGAATTAGCTGCTGAGTTAGGTTGTGTTTCGGCTGATCATTTGGTAGGTGCAAGTGATGAAGGCTTGAAAAAAATGGCCCAGAACAATGTAATAGCCACACTTCTTCCCACAACAACCTTCTTTTTGCAAAGTGAGAAGTATGCAAAGGCCAGAAAGATGATTGAACTTGGTATACCAATTGCATTGTCGACCGATTATAACCCAGGAAGTTCGCCTACAGAAAATTTACAATTGGTTATGACGTTTGGGGCACTAAAATTACATATGAATCCAAGGGAAATAATTACATCGGTTACTATTAATGCGGCTTGTGCACTGAAATTAGAAGATAAAATTGGTAGTTTGGAAGTAGCTAAAAAAGCTGATATGGCGATTTTCGATGTTCCCAATATAGAATACTTAATATACCACTTCGGAGTAAACCACACTCAAACTGTCATAAAAAATGGAGAGGTATATGATATGACCTCGGTCTCTTGACAAAGCCTATAACGTAGTGTATAATAATTTTGATATATTAACATAAGCAACTTTTTGCCGGGGTGGTGGAATTGGTAGACACGTATGGTTGAGGGCCATATGAGTATTTACACTCGTGCGGGTTCAAGTCCCGCCCCCGGCACCAGAATGAAGGATCGTGTTTTACGATCCTTTTGTTTTTTGAATTAATTTTATTATATTCCTGATTGATAATCTCACTTCTGATTTCTATCTACTGGGGGGTAAAAGTATAGAAAAGAAAACTGAGGTTAACTTTCCCTTTTTTATTGAATTATTTATTGCCTTTTCTTTGTTATTAGTACTTTCCTACTTGAATAAAGCCGCTGTATTAATAGGTTATATTTTGTTTCTTTTTCTTTTAAAACTCTTGGAGGAAGATAAATTAAAAGTCTTTTTAATCGCTATTTTATTGTTTCCTGCCTTGTTATACATTCCCATCAATCTAAATTCAGAAGTAGGTATTTTAGGAAAAATTATAGACAAAAGAGGAAATTATTATACAGTATTTTCAAAAAAAATCTATTATGAAAATCAATGGCAGAATTATAGGAATTATTATAAATTTTACTATGGTGAATTCAGCACCGTTCCCATCACCACCGGCAAAAACGTCTACATATACGGGACAATTGAAAACGATTTTCTTAGAGCTGAATATGTGGCTCCTGCCAACAACAATTCGATTATGAAGATAAAAGATCTTGCAACTAATAGATTGTCTGAAAACATTCAAAATAATGAGGCACTTGATATACTGACGAGCTCTTTTATGGGTAATATACGGGATAAAGAGGTATTTCAAAAAACAGGAACTCTGCATCTATTTGCCGTTTCGGGTATGCACGTTTACATAATTTACTCGATGATCAGCTTCTTTCTGAACTTTTTTATCTTGAAAAGGAATCTAAGACTCATCTTATACTCCACTATCATCACTTTTTATTTGGTTTTTACCGGATTCACCCCAAGTTCTGTACGGGCTGTATTGCTTTTAGTTACCTTGAACTTATTCAGACTTTTCGACGTCCCTGTTAGCTCTTTCAACATCTTAGGATTAATAGGATATCTCAATCTTTTGTTAATTCCCAATAATCTTATGAACGTTAGCTTCCAAATGAGTTATGCTGCGACTTTTATGATTTTATTTACAATGAATCATGTAGAATATCAATATTTTAAAGCTTTGTCTGTCCCCATAGCTGCATATGTCGGTATATTTCCTATAGCTCTAATACACTTTGGAGAAATTTCTTTGATTGGACTTTTCATAACGCCTATTCTAACCCCTGCTATTTCATTACTAATCTTATGTAGCGTTCTTTCAATATTATTGCCTTTCAATTTTGTTCATTCTTTTTCAACTTTTTTTGCATTATCAATAAAAAATTTCGTAAATCTTTTTACCTTTTATGAACCGATTGAATTTAGTTCTTTATTTATCCCGCTATTTTTATGGAGTTTGATCTTTTTACTTTATGTCTGGCTTCTTCAAGTTAAAAAAAGAAAAAAGGCCCCAATTAAATAGAGGCCTTTAATTTTGAATTATACTTGTTTACATTGGAGGCTCTTCATCCAAAAGATCTTCTATCTCTGATTGATCAGAAATTTCAATTTTTACAATCCATCCTTTATTTTCGGCGTCTTCGTTTATTATTTCCGGCTGATCTTCAAGATCGCTGTTAACTTCAACAATTTTTCCACTTAAAGGTACATATATATCTTCAGCTGACTTCACGGATTCTATGGTGCACAGGACTTCACCTTTTTTTACTTTTTTCCCGACTTCCGGTAATTCAACGTAGGTTACATCACCCAATTCTTCAGCAGCCTTCGCGGAAATCCCAACAGTTGCAATATTCCCTTCTATTGTCACGTATTCGTGGGTAGCTGAGTATTTCTTCATAATACTTGACTCCTCCTTTTAATTTGTAATTTTTGCTAATTTTAGAAATTAAAAAAGTTGCTATAGCGCCCTTCCCCCGAATCCCACCCAAATGATGAGATAATCAATAGCCTGCTTTTTTTACCGCTCTGATTACTCCAACAGTTATTAAAACCGCTATTATGATCTCTGGAATACCGTTTGTTAGGCCTATAGCCAACACTACCCCACCTACTGCTTCCCTCGCTACTCCCATAGCGGTAGCTATCCTGTCGGCAAATAAAAGATACATCATACCTAAAACACCTGCTGTGTTAGTCAAAGTTCCTAAAGCAGCACTTACACCAATAGATACGCTATCTCTCCACTTTGAAACTTTTTCTTTATTACGCGAGAAAAGTTCAAATACTAACCTGTATGAATAATATGAAACAAAACCAATCAATATTCTTGGTAATACAGAAACTAAAGGATTAACAAAAGCAAAAGACAATATATTTGGTCTTAAAAGTGCCTGAATTATACTAGATACACCAAATATCAAACCAATAACCATTCCTGCAACAGGTCCCTCCAATATTGCCCCAATTATAACTGGAATATGCATAGTTGTTGCATTCGCTGGAGGAATAGGGATAAATCCCAATGGAGTAAATCCTAGAACAAAAGAAATACCAGATAACAACGATATAGTTACCAAACGTTTGGTTTTTGCTCTCATGTTTTCTCTCCTTATAATGCGAAAAGTTAGCTACATACATTTAACTATTTCAAATAACTGTCAAACCACGTGGTAATTTCTTTTAATCTTCTTATTCTATGTTTTGGTTTCCCACTTCTGCTCAATTCATGATTTTCTCCTCTGAACATAACCAGTTTTGATTCGACACCATTGTATTTGAGTGAAGTGAACATCTGCAATCCTTCAGCTAACCAACAGCGGTAATCCTCTTCCGAATGTATAAACAGAGTTGGAGTTTTAACGTTATCTGCGTATTTCATAGGTGAGTGGAACCATAACTTTTCATAATCACTCCATGGTGTAGCTGCTTGTTGATCTTCAACAAAGTAGTAACCGATATCTGTAGTGCCGAATTTAGCAATCCAATTTGCTATACTTCTTTGAGAAGCGGCAGCCTTGAACCTATCAGTATGTCCAATTATCCAGTTGGTCATGTAACCACCGTAAGAACCACCTGTTACCCCTATCCTACTTCCATCTATGAAAGAGAACTTTTCCAATACTTTATCAACAAAGTTCATTATGTCTTCATAATCTATTGTTCCATACTTTCCTCTG is from Petrotoga mexicana DSM 14811 and encodes:
- a CDS encoding urocanate hydratase, with product MVNNIDISSAMSIKLDDELPPMPKFLEGIRRAPKRPLNLSKREVELALANALRYVPESLHEELAPEFLQELLTRGRIYGYRYRPEGNIKAKPIDMYKGKCIEGKAFQVMIDNNLDFDVALYPYELVTYGETGQVCQNWMQYRLIKKYLKELTREQTLVVASGHPLGLFRSTPNSPRVIITNALMVGMFDDQEHWIKAQAMGVANYGQMTAGGWMYIGPQGIVHGTYNTLLNAGRLKLGIPQDSDLRGRLFVSSGLGGMSGAQAKAIEIARGVGIIAEVDYSRIQTRLNQGWLKTYSKDLNEVFEIAFDHLNRKKTISIGYYGNIVDLLEYIAKKGIKVDLLSDQTSCHAAYEGGYCPQGLTHEEKNHLLETNKEKFVELVNNSLRRHFELIKTMVERGTYFFDYGNSFMKAVFDAGVKEIAKNGLDESEGFIFPSYVEDIMGPLIFDYGYGPFRWVCLSGKREDLLKTDKAAMECIDPNRRGQDRDNYIWIRDADKNNLVVGTQARILYQDAMGRMKIALKFNEKVRKGEVGPIMLGRDHHDAGGADSPFRETANIKDGSNIMADMATHDFAGNIARGMSLVTLHNGGGVGIGKAINGGFGLVLDGSERVDEIIKNAIPWDVMVGVARRSWARNEASIETSIEYNKENKNTDHITLPYIADKNMIKDLVDKYYEG
- a CDS encoding ABC transporter substrate-binding protein gives rise to the protein MKKSLLVIFVSVLLVVSGFSQVAGIPREETLIANILTGRVGSPGNFNIFTSSWRTPDQGIHQLMLEPLWTMEPTRGEVINSLAAEGPIYNEDFTQMTVKLRKGCYWSDGVEITADDIVYDIELTLKHPGMAYHDQFNMYIDDVYKTDDYTVVFELKEPNARFHANFVDRWGGWRPFPKHIFEKVEDPLSFNYNPPISSGPYVLKDYDRAGYWTLWEKREDWERTPTGMLFGEPKPKYVLFYFYGEATNQVIAQANHNLDMTDLSMEAFRALIQRNPYSRGYRIEYPWVVNTDPCMTGVIFNTEVYPYNLKDVRWALTLAIDIVDYIGIAFDGAAPMGALHIPPMPYYQEIYYEPMEEWLKDFTLDIEVNGEPFKPYDPAATLRAAQYARERGYEVPNDIETLKEMFGPGWWKYAPDVAEQLLERNGFTRDRNGKWLLPDGTPWKINIIANANPSHPSHRNALAAAQEWRNFGIDVSVTPSEQDASVTALGNFEVSSQWPAMEPWGGHPDLYRVFSSMHSNYYQPIGENAITNLGPAPGRWTDPRMDEVIEGMEKVDWGSEENMELGMEGLKILVEEMPSIPTFGYPGVVGWDEYYWTNYPGAENPYMIPYHHWPNLKYVLPFLEPTGRK
- a CDS encoding ABC transporter substrate-binding protein, with product MKKSLLVIFVSVLLVVAGFSQVAGIPREETLIANVLTGRVGSPSIFNVFTTSWRNPDRGVQQLMLEPLWTMEPARGEVINSLAAEGAIYNEDFTQMTVKLRKGCYWSDGVEITADDIVYGIETTMEHQGMSYHEQFDMYIDKVYKTDDYTVVFELKEPNARFHTNFVDRWGAWRPFPKHIFEKVEDPLSFDFNPPVSSGPYILKDYDAAGYWTLWEKREDWDRTPTGMLFGEPKPKYVLFYYYGEATNQVIAQANHNLDMADLTMEAFRALVQRNPYSRGYRIEYPWVVNTDPCMTGFVFNTDVYPYNIKDVRWALTLAIDIVDYIGIAFDGAAPMGVLHVPPIPYYQEIYYEPLEDWLKNFTLDIEVNGKPFKPYDPTATLRAAQYARERGYEVPNDIETLKEMFGPGWWKYAPDVAEQLLERNGFTRDKNGKWLLPDGTPWKINIEAHPNPSHPQHRNSLAAAQQWRNFGIEVSIHPSEQYASIAQLGNFEVTDQWPASEPWGGHPDLYRVFSSTHSKYYKPIGNNAVTGMGPAGGRWTDPRMDKVIEGMEKVDWDSEENMELGIEGLKILIEEMPSVPAFGYPGVVGWDEYYWTNYPGAENPYMIPYHHWPNFKYVLPFLEPTGRK
- the hutH gene encoding histidine ammonia-lyase; the encoded protein is MKEVYIDGEHLSLEDVINVARHYYEVVIDNSAFENIKNSRKVVEKFAEEEKIIYGVTTGFGELCNVFISNDKTEKLQKNLIRSHACGIGDPLDIETVRAIMLLRANSLVKGFSGIRLSTIQTLINMINKKVHPVIPEKGSLGASGDLAPLAHMVLPMMGEGEAYYEGKRLSGKEAMKLAGIDTINLVAKEGLALINGTQVMTAIGALSIYDSIELLKTADIISSLSFEALNGVIEAFDERVHNLRPHKGQIESANNLRKILEGSKMVSHQGVLRVQDAYSLRCIPQVHGASRDAVNYVQDVIVKEMNAATDNPLIFSKEEEAISAGNFHGQPIALGMDFLAIALSEIANISERRIERLVNPKLSRLPPFLIEESGLNSGFMLVQYSAASLVSENKVLAHPASVDSIPSSANQEDHVSMGTIAARKAKNILNNVQKVLAMEMLCACQAIDLRGNKGLGKGSKIVYDIVRDKIPKINEDRAMYEMIDKSEEILKSCIIVKEVEKEIGKLL